A genomic window from Cucumis melo cultivar AY chromosome 8, USDA_Cmelo_AY_1.0, whole genome shotgun sequence includes:
- the LOC103501511 gene encoding uncharacterized protein LOC103501511 — translation MVNTRKGSYMSQPSEDAPEVIISSPSVRQVKEEASSKLHESVLSESVPVVGESSVPASSVVHAPRVPTTNVSDMDSDDRDDVPLARLLKKTLILYVSDKLPVDPPSSIHSQETRFPPASVRPFASVHYHESVPDAVPGDIFAAPVRHPNDRQVEDEVKPQHPDIGTEEVPLNDDENPTILSASTDILAASKPAEKQAQQKRRNITTKTGRKKIPPNIPSVPIDGISFHHEESVQHWKFVVQRRITYEHIREFIVNLPDDFNDPSSLDYQTVHIRGFKFVISPTVINEFLGNVIDVGCSPSSPSNDVLASVLSGGTLSTWPVNGIPAIALSIKYAILHKIGIANWFLSSHASSVSVALGTFLYQICNDDKVDTSALIYNQLLRHVGSFGVKIPIALPRLFSNLLLHLNGAVLTAADTLGPDPKTLTLSYRLFQGSHMPDIDRDVHPSHGPRVFDTSDWDESAEGFFVDHELAARIVNALTAKSCALTNSINLLSERRLEIDAIIRHLKTFAPSTSCRESATD, via the exons ATGGTTAATACTCGCAAGGGTTCCTACATGTCGCAACCATCTGAAGATGCACCTGAGGTTATAATTTCATCACCTTCTGTGCGACAGGTGAAG GAAGAGGCCTCAAGTAAGTTGCATGAATCAGTGCTGTCTGAGTCTGTGCCTGTAGTGGGTGAGTCTTCTGTTCCTGCTTCTTCTGTCGTACATGCACCTCGAGTTCCTACGACTAATGTGTCAGATATGGATTCGGATGACCGGGATGATGTACCTTTAGCTCGATTGTTGAAGAAGACCTTGATTCTATATGTTTCAGATAAACTTCCTGTTGATCCCCCTAGCTCTATTCATTCACAAGAAA CTCGTTTCCCTCCTGCATCGGTACGTCCATTTGCTTCGGTTCATTATCATGAATCTGTTCCTGATGCTGTTCCTGGTGATATTTTTGCTGCACCTGTACGTCATCCAAATGATCGCCAAGTTGAGGATGAGGTGAAGCCTCAACACCCTGATATCGGCACTGAAGAAGTTCCTCTGAATGATGATGAAAATCCAACTATTCTTTCTGCTTCTACTGATATACTCGCCGCATCTAAGCCAGCAGAAAAGCAAGCTCAACAAAAGAGGCGTAATATAACTACCAAAACTGGCAGGAAGAAGATTCCTCCAAATATTCCTTCTGTCCCCATTGATGGAATATCCTTTCATCATGAAGAGAGTGTCCAACATTGGAAGTTTGTGGTGCAACGAAGGATAACATATGAG CATATTAGGGAGTTTATAGTTAATTTGCCTGATGATTTTAATGATCCAAGTAGCCTGGATTATCAGACGGTTCATATTCGAGGGTTCAAATTTGTGATTTCTCCTACTGTGATTAACGAGTTTTTAGGGAATGTTATTGATGTTGGCTGTTCTCCATCGTCTCCTTCCAATGATGTTCTGGCTTCTGTCTTATCTGGTGGGACATTGTCCACTTGGCCTGTAAATGGAATTCCTGCAATCGCTCTCAGCATCAAATATGCCATTTTGCATAAGATTGGCATTGCTAATTGGTTCCTTTCCTCTCATGCCTCCAGTGTATCTGTTGCCTTAGGAACATTTCTGTATCAAATTTGCAATGATGATAAGGTGGATACGAGTGCATTGATTTACAATCAGCTGTTACGACATGTTGGCTCATTTGGGGTTAAGATTCCCATTGCTCTTCCGCGACTTTTCTCAAATTTGTTACTACACCTCAATGGAGCTGTGCTCACTGCAGCTGATACTCTTGGACCTGACCCTAAAACATTAACTCTTAGTTACAGACTCTTTCAGGGCAGTCATATGCCTGATATTGATCGTGATGTACATCCATCTCATGGCCCGCGCGTTTTCGACACTAGTGACTGGGATGAGTCTGCTGAAGGTTTCTTTGTTGATCATGAGTTAGCTGCCCGCATTGTTAATGCTCTGACAGCTAAATCTTGTGCTTTAACTAACTCCATCAATCTGTTGTCTGAACGACGGTTGGAAATCGATGCCATCATTCGACACTTAAAGACCTTTGCTCCATCTACTAGTTGTAGAGAATCAGCTACTGATTGA
- the LOC103501505 gene encoding protein SCARECROW 1: MAAYALLNDSTPRGVNGGFDDSPLTSASTNSNGSDELNHQQIVQVPQPRLPVGKMVRKRIASEMEIEGLDSGGGGGGGGGGGGAAAVHPRFCRRSLASDRPFGENKTNMNYCSSSSNPSHGGNHSTVVHNLTALTSVVIEGSNLSNPPSGSDATVSSTTSNNNLLDSTLPVLRPQPHHHHLQNPAVCGFSGLPLFPPESNHHHNKLNTRNNPFPLPNPSQVLLHNPPTTATTSIIAAASSPMDDSSATAWIDGIIKDLIHSSTAISIPQLIQNVREIIYPCNPNLANLLEFRLRTLTDPSVPNFATEDHRVRKSPLPLPAPVAGLGLQQRQFNQEQHEQEHDCSGLKLNLDSTSLHNLSNFPSQPPFHEPYLQWGATPPPVPTPSAAAAGEDALQRLPGHHQLNLSSVTPSSLVPLNHVPSKPQSEQQNSSTKAAAAAQPAPAPPSTSNNPSATALLIREIKEEMRQQKRDEEGLHLLTLLLQCAEAVSADNLEEANKMLLEISELSTPFGTSAQRVAAYFSEAMSARLVSSCLGIYAALPPSLVPHTHSQKIASAFQIFNGISPFVKFSHFTANQAIQEAFEREERVHIIDLDIMQGLQWPGLFHILASRPGGPPYVRLTGLGTSQEVLEATGKRLTEFAEKLGLPFDFFPVADKIGNLDLERLNVSKREAVAVHWMQHSLYEVTGSDSNTLWLLQRLAPKVVTVVEQDLSHTGSFLGRFVEAIHYYSALFDSLGVSYGEESEERHLVEQQLLSREIRNVLAVGGPSRSGEVKFQNWREKLQQSGFKGISLAGNAATQATLLLGMFPSDGYTLVEDNGTLKLGWKDLCLLTASAWKPPFHHHAAAAVAVTNNHIPRY, from the exons ATGGCTGCTTACGCTTTGCTCAACGATTCCACCCCCCGTGGTGTTAATGGCGGTTTTGATGATAGTCCTTTGACTAGTGCTTCCACTAATAGCAACGGTAGTGACGAACTTAATCATCAGCAGATAGTTCAGGTTCCTCAACCAAGATTGCCGGTTGGAAAAATGGTGAGGAAGAGAATCGCCTCGGAGATGGAGATTGAAGGACTCGAcagcggcggcggcggcggcggcggcggcggcggtggagGTGCTGCTGCTGTTCATCCACGGTTTTGCCGAAGGAGTCTAGCTTCTGATCGTCCTTTTGGAGAAAATAAGACGAATATGAAttattgttcttcttcttcaaaccCTAGCCATGGCGGCAACCACTCCACTGTTGTGCATAATTTAACCGCTCTGACGTCAGTTGTAATCGAAGGGTCAAATTTATCAAATCCTCCTTCTGGTTCTGATGCTACGGTCTCTTCCACTACTTCCAACAACAATCTTCTTGATAGTACTCTTCCTGTTCTTCGTCCTCAACCCCACCATCACCATTTGCAGAATCCTGCAGTCTGTGGTTTTTCTGGCTTGCCTTTGTTTCCACCGGAATCAAATCACCACCATAATAAGTTAAATACTCGTAATAACCCTTTTCCTCTTCCTAATCCATCTCAGGTTCTTCTTCATAATCCTCCTACTACTGCTACTACCTCCATTATCGCCGCCGCTTCTTCTCCCATGGATGATTCCTCCGCCACTGCTTGGATCGACGGTATCATTAAGGACTTAATCCATAGCTCCACTGCCATATCCATTCCTCAGCTCATTCAGAACGTTCGTGAGATTATCTACCCATGTAACCCAAATCTTGCGAATCTTCTTGAGTTTCGTCTTCGTACTTTGACGGACCCTAGTGTTCCTAACTTCGCTACTGAGGATCATCGAGTGAGAAAGTCCCCTTTGCCGTTGCCGGCGCCGGTTGCTGGACTGGGGTTGCAGCAGAGGCAGTTTAACCAAGAGCAGCATGAACAAGAACATGATTGTTCTGGATTAAAGCTAAATCTCGATTCTACTTCTCTGCATAATCTTTCTAATTTTCCCTCTCAGCCGCCGTTTCATGAGCCGTATCTTCAATGGGGGGCAACCCCTCCGCCTGTTCCCACTCCCTCCGCCGCAGCCGCCGGCGAGGATGCCTTACAGCGCCTCCCTGGTCATCATCAACTTAATCTATCGTCCGTTACACCATCGTCGCTTGTTCCTTTAAATCATGTCCCTTCTAAGCCACAATCAGAACAGCAGAACTCTAGTACTAAGGCGGCGGCGGCTGCAcagccagctccagcaccaccATCAACGAGCAATAACCCCTCAGCGACTGCTTTGCTGATTAGAGAGATAAAAGAGGAGATGAGGCAGCAGAAGAGAGACGAAGAAGGGCTACATCTCTTGACTTTGCTTCTTCAATGCGCAGAAGCCGTTTCAGCTGATAATTTAGAAGAAGCCAACAAGATGCTCTTGGAAATCTCTGAGCTATCGACACCGTTCGGCACATCGGCGCAGAGGGTGGCGGCGTATTTCTCCGAAGCAATGTCGGCGAGGCTTGTGAGCTCTTGTTTGGGCATATATGCAGCTCTGCCGCCGTCGTTGGTGCCCCATACACACAGCCAGAAAATAGCCTCAGCCTTCCAAATCTTCAATGGCATAAGCCCATTTGTCAAATTTTCACATTTCACAGCCAATCAAGCCATACAAGAGGCTTTTGAAAGAGAGGAGAGAGTTCACATCATAGATCTAGACATCATGCAAGGGCTTCAATGGCCTGGCCTGTTCCACATTTTGGCGTCTAGACCCGGTGGGCCGCCGTACGTCCGCCTTACAGGGCTGGGGACCTCTCAGGAAGTTCTTGAAGCCACCGGCAAACGCCTAACTGAATTTGCTGAGAAGCTTGGCCTTCCGTTTGATTTCTTTCCCGTGGCTGATAAAATTGGCAATCTAGACTTGGAAAGGCTCAACGTGAGCAAAAGAGAAGCCGTTGCTGTTCATTGGATGCAGCATTCTCTTTATGAAGTTACTGGTTCCGATTCCAACACGCTATGGCTTTTGCAAAG ATTGGCTCCAAAAGTTGTGACGGTGGTGGAACAAGATCTGAGCCACACAGGCTCTTTCTTGGGGAGATTCGTTGAAGCCATTCATTACTATTCAGCACTGTTTGACTCATTAGGTGTGAGCTATGGCGAAGAGAGTGAAGAAAGACATTTAGTGGAGCAGCAACTATTATCGAGGGAAATCAGAAACGTGTTGGCTGTCGGAGGGCCGTCGAGGAGCGGCGAAGTGAAGTTCCAAAACTGGAGAGAAAAGCTGCAGCAATCTGGGTTTAAGGGGATTTCCCTCGCCGGAAATGCTGCAACTCAGGCCACTCTCCTCCTCGGAATGTTCCCTTCCGATGGGTATACGCTTGTAGAAGACAATGGTACTTTGAAACTTGGGTGGAAGGATCTTTGTTTGCTCACGGCGTCGGCTTGGAAGCCGCCGTTTCATCATCatgcggcggcggcggtggcggTCACCAACAACCATATTCCCCGTTACTGa
- the LOC127150710 gene encoding uncharacterized protein LOC127150710, with amino-acid sequence MGVKSAFLNGYLNEEVFVAQPKGFVDYEFPQHVYKLNKALYGLKQTHRACCRSQTVREHGWESSILTASRPDIAYAVGICARFQSDPRTSHLTAIKQILKYVHGTSDFGILYSFDTTSTLVGYCDAD; translated from the exons atggGGGTCAAAAGCGCCTTCTTAAATGGTTACTTGAATGAGGAAGTCTTTGTAGCTCAACCAAAAGGGTTTGTTGATTATGAATTTCCTCAGCATGTTTACAAGTTAAATAAAGCTTTGTATGGGTTAAAGCAAACTCATCGAGCTTG TTGTAGATCGCAAACTGTACGGGAGCATGGTTGGGAGTCTTCTATATTAACGGCAAGCAGACCTGACATTGCCTATGCTGTTGGTATATGTGCTCGATTTCAGTCAGATCCTCGCACTTCTCATTTGACCGCTATTAAACAGATTCTCAAATATGTACATGGGACGAGTGACTTTGGAATTTTGTATTCTTTTGACACAACCTCTACTTtggttggatattgtgatgctgaTTGA